From Streptomyces chrestomyceticus JCM 4735, one genomic window encodes:
- a CDS encoding cold-shock protein: protein MAQGTVKWFNAEKGYGFIAVDGGADVFVHYSAIQMDGYRTLEEGQRVEFEISQGQKGPQADMVRVAG from the coding sequence ATGGCTCAGGGCACCGTCAAGTGGTTCAACGCGGAGAAGGGGTACGGCTTCATCGCGGTCGACGGTGGTGCGGATGTATTCGTCCACTACAGCGCGATCCAGATGGACGGTTACCGCACCCTTGAGGAGGGTCAGCGGGTCGAGTTCGAGATCTCGCAGGGCCAGAAAGGGCCGCAGGCGGACATGGTCCGCGTGGCCGGCTGA
- a CDS encoding MoaD/ThiS family protein produces MSVNVRIPTILRTYTGGQAEVPAEGATLSEVIQNLEQNHAGIAARVLDDTGKLRRFVNVYVNDDDVRFEQGLATPTPDGAGVSIIPAVAGGC; encoded by the coding sequence ATGAGCGTCAACGTCCGCATCCCGACCATCCTGCGCACCTACACCGGCGGCCAGGCCGAGGTCCCCGCCGAGGGGGCGACCCTCTCCGAGGTCATCCAGAACCTGGAGCAGAACCACGCCGGCATCGCGGCCCGCGTCCTGGACGACACCGGCAAGCTGCGGCGCTTCGTGAACGTCTACGTCAACGACGACGACGTGCGCTTCGAGCAGGGCCTGGCGACGCCGACGCCGGACGGCGCCGGCGTATCGATCATCCCGGCGGTGGCCGGCGGCTGCTGA
- the thrC gene encoding threonine synthase: protein MAVQSVESTPSASVSLGPAVALSCRECGERFDLGPIFACASCFGPLEVAYDLPAGDPEGLRKRIEAGPNSIWRYAPLLPVPADVADKPNLNPGLTKLVKADNLARELGVTGGLYVKDDSGNPTHSFKDRVVAIAVEAARAFGFTTLSCSSTGNLAGAVGAAAARAGFRSCVFIPHDLEAGKVVMAAVYGGELVGIEGTYDDVNRFCSELIGDPLGEGWGFVNVNLRPYYGEGSKTLAYEICEQLGWRLPDQIVIPIASGSQLTKIDKGLKELIALGLVEEKPYKIFGAQAEGCSPVSTAFKAGHDVVRPQKPDTIAKSLAIGNPADGPYVLDIARRTGGAVEDVNDAQVVDAIKLLARTEGIFAETAGGVTVGVTKKLIEDGLLDPALTTVVLNTGDGLKTLDAVAPTTGPTATIRPSLDAFRAAGLAG, encoded by the coding sequence ATGGCTGTGCAATCCGTCGAAAGCACCCCGTCCGCCAGCGTCTCCCTCGGTCCCGCCGTCGCGCTGTCCTGCCGCGAGTGCGGCGAGCGCTTCGACCTCGGACCGATCTTCGCCTGCGCCTCCTGCTTCGGACCGCTGGAAGTGGCGTACGACCTGCCGGCGGGCGACCCCGAGGGCCTGCGCAAGCGGATCGAGGCGGGCCCCAACAGCATCTGGCGGTACGCGCCGCTGCTGCCCGTCCCGGCCGACGTGGCGGACAAGCCCAACCTCAACCCCGGCCTGACCAAGCTGGTCAAGGCCGACAACCTGGCCCGTGAGCTGGGCGTCACCGGCGGCCTGTACGTCAAGGACGACTCCGGCAACCCGACGCACTCCTTCAAGGACCGCGTCGTCGCCATCGCCGTCGAGGCCGCCCGCGCCTTCGGCTTCACCACCCTGTCCTGCTCCTCCACCGGCAACCTCGCCGGCGCGGTGGGCGCGGCGGCGGCCCGGGCGGGCTTCCGCTCGTGCGTGTTCATCCCGCACGACCTGGAGGCGGGCAAGGTCGTCATGGCCGCGGTGTACGGCGGCGAGCTGGTCGGCATCGAGGGCACCTACGACGACGTCAACCGCTTCTGCTCGGAGCTGATCGGCGACCCGCTCGGCGAGGGCTGGGGCTTCGTCAACGTGAACCTGCGCCCGTACTACGGCGAGGGCTCCAAGACCCTCGCGTACGAGATCTGCGAGCAGCTCGGCTGGCGGCTGCCGGACCAGATCGTCATCCCGATCGCCTCCGGCTCCCAGCTCACGAAGATCGACAAGGGGCTGAAGGAGCTGATCGCGCTCGGCCTGGTCGAGGAGAAGCCGTACAAGATCTTCGGCGCCCAGGCCGAGGGCTGCTCGCCGGTCTCGACCGCCTTCAAGGCAGGTCACGACGTCGTACGGCCGCAGAAGCCGGACACCATCGCCAAGTCGCTGGCCATCGGCAACCCGGCCGACGGCCCGTACGTGCTCGACATCGCCCGGCGCACCGGCGGCGCGGTGGAGGACGTGAACGACGCGCAGGTGGTCGACGCGATCAAGCTGCTGGCCCGTACGGAGGGCATCTTCGCCGAGACGGCCGGCGGGGTGACCGTGGGCGTCACGAAGAAGCTGATCGAGGACGGGCTGCTCGACCCGGCGCTGACCACCGTCGTGCTCAACACCGGCGACGGGCTCAAGACGCTGGACGCCGTGGCGCCGACCACCGGGCCCACGGCCACCATCCGCCCGAGCCTGGACGCGTTCCGCGCGGCCGGCCTGGCGGGCTGA
- a CDS encoding glucosyl-3-phosphoglycerate synthase gives MLEEVERWLAGRSWSAADRPLDRLLAAKRETGQTVSVVLPALDEEATVGAIVESVRTELMTPSVPLVDELVVLDSGSTDGTAKVAAEAGARVVHRDEVLPRLPALPGKGEVLWRSLLATGGDIVCFVDADLREFDAGFVSGIVGPLLTDPDVQFVKGMYDRPLGEAAGQGGRVTELVARPLLNLHWPQLAGFVQPLGGEYAARRSLLERLPFPVGYGVELGLLVDALHTVGLDALAQVDIGVRKHRHQSGQALGRMAAAIYRTAQLRLARGHLVRPRLTQFERGETGFVPRTWDVDTEERPPMAEIPEYAERRAA, from the coding sequence GTGCTGGAAGAGGTGGAGCGCTGGCTGGCCGGCCGGTCCTGGTCGGCCGCGGACCGCCCGCTCGACCGGTTGCTGGCCGCGAAGCGCGAGACGGGGCAGACGGTCTCCGTCGTGCTGCCCGCGCTCGACGAGGAGGCGACGGTCGGCGCGATCGTCGAGTCGGTCCGTACGGAGCTGATGACCCCGTCGGTGCCGCTCGTCGACGAGCTGGTGGTGCTGGACTCGGGCTCCACGGACGGCACGGCCAAGGTCGCGGCCGAGGCGGGCGCGCGGGTGGTCCACCGGGACGAGGTGCTGCCGCGGCTGCCCGCGCTGCCCGGCAAGGGCGAGGTGCTGTGGCGCTCCCTGCTGGCCACCGGCGGCGACATCGTCTGCTTCGTCGACGCCGACCTGCGCGAGTTCGACGCGGGCTTCGTCTCCGGGATCGTCGGTCCGCTGCTGACCGACCCGGACGTGCAGTTCGTCAAGGGCATGTACGACCGTCCGCTGGGCGAGGCGGCGGGCCAGGGCGGCCGGGTCACCGAGCTGGTCGCCCGGCCGCTGCTGAACCTGCACTGGCCGCAGCTCGCCGGGTTCGTGCAGCCGCTCGGCGGGGAGTACGCGGCCCGCCGGTCGCTGCTGGAGCGGCTGCCGTTCCCGGTGGGCTACGGCGTCGAGCTGGGCCTGCTGGTCGACGCGCTGCACACGGTGGGGCTGGACGCGCTGGCCCAGGTGGACATCGGGGTGCGCAAGCACCGCCACCAGAGCGGCCAGGCGCTCGGCAGGATGGCGGCGGCCATCTACCGCACCGCGCAGTTGCGGCTGGCCCGCGGCCACCTGGTGCGCCCGCGGCTCACCCAGTTCGAGCGCGGGGAGACCGGTTTCGTGCCGCGTACCTGGGACGTGGACACCGAGGAGCGGCCGCCGATGGCGGAGATACCGGAGTACGCGGAGCGCCGGGCGGCCTGA
- a CDS encoding alpha,alpha-trehalose-phosphate synthase (UDP-forming): MVSERSGAKVLVASNRGPVSYTKGDDGTLTAKRGGGGLVSGLSAIGPDAGAVWVCAALGDGDREAARRSGGHLDTADTGGQHVRMLDIPADVFTDAYNGIANSVLWFVHHMLYQTPLEPSFDDAFRAQWASYEAYNAAFADALADEAAPGAVVLVQDYHLTLVPGLLRARRPDLRIGHFSHTPWAPADYFRMLPDDVAEAVLRGMLGGDRAAFLTRRWAEAFAECCAAVLGAEVARDADGGLSIVHEGRTTRLGVHGLGADAEFLRERAHRPDVDERLAALREQIGGPDRKTIVRVDRTELSKNIVRGLRAYRALLAGHPEWRERVVHIAFAYPSRQDLEVYRSYTDEVGRLAEEINEEYGTPGWQPVVLHVKDDFARSLAAYRIADVALVNPIRDGMNLVAKEVPVISEAGCALVLSREAGAYAELGEDAVCVNPYDVSATARALHEALSMEDGERAERSKRLAAAATALPPDRWFLQQLRALEE, from the coding sequence ATGGTCTCCGAGCGTTCTGGTGCCAAGGTCCTCGTCGCGTCCAACCGCGGTCCCGTCTCGTACACGAAGGGGGACGACGGCACGCTGACCGCCAAACGGGGCGGCGGCGGGCTGGTCTCCGGGCTGTCCGCGATCGGCCCGGACGCCGGTGCGGTGTGGGTGTGCGCCGCCCTCGGGGACGGCGACCGCGAGGCCGCCCGGCGCAGCGGCGGCCATCTGGACACCGCCGATACCGGCGGCCAGCACGTACGCATGCTGGACATCCCCGCCGACGTCTTCACCGACGCCTACAACGGCATCGCGAACTCCGTGCTGTGGTTCGTCCACCACATGCTCTACCAGACGCCGCTGGAGCCCTCCTTCGACGACGCGTTCCGCGCCCAGTGGGCTTCGTACGAGGCGTACAACGCGGCCTTCGCGGACGCGCTCGCCGACGAGGCCGCGCCCGGCGCCGTGGTGCTGGTGCAGGACTACCACCTCACGCTGGTGCCCGGTCTGCTCCGCGCCCGCCGCCCCGACCTGCGCATCGGCCACTTCTCGCACACGCCGTGGGCGCCCGCCGACTACTTCCGGATGCTGCCGGACGACGTGGCCGAGGCGGTGCTGCGCGGCATGCTGGGCGGCGACCGCGCCGCGTTCCTGACGCGGCGCTGGGCCGAGGCGTTCGCCGAGTGCTGCGCGGCGGTGCTGGGCGCCGAGGTGGCACGCGACGCGGACGGCGGGCTGAGCATCGTCCACGAGGGCCGGACGACGCGGCTCGGCGTGCACGGTCTGGGCGCGGACGCGGAGTTCCTGCGGGAGCGGGCGCACCGCCCGGACGTGGACGAGCGGCTGGCGGCGCTGCGCGAGCAGATCGGCGGGCCGGACCGGAAGACGATCGTGCGGGTGGACCGTACGGAGCTGTCCAAGAACATCGTGCGCGGGCTGCGCGCCTACCGGGCGCTGCTGGCCGGGCACCCCGAGTGGCGCGAACGCGTCGTGCACATCGCGTTCGCCTACCCCTCCCGGCAGGACCTGGAGGTCTACCGCTCCTACACCGACGAGGTCGGGCGGCTGGCCGAGGAGATCAACGAGGAGTACGGCACCCCGGGCTGGCAGCCGGTCGTGCTGCACGTGAAGGACGACTTCGCGCGGTCGCTGGCCGCCTACCGGATCGCCGACGTGGCGCTGGTCAACCCGATCAGGGACGGGATGAACCTGGTCGCCAAGGAGGTCCCGGTGATCTCCGAGGCGGGCTGCGCGCTGGTGCTGTCCCGGGAGGCCGGGGCGTACGCGGAGCTGGGCGAGGACGCGGTCTGCGTCAATCCGTACGACGTCTCGGCCACGGCGCGCGCGCTGCACGAGGCGCTGTCCATGGAGGACGGCGAGCGGGCCGAGCGCTCGAAGCGGCTGGCCGCCGCGGCCACCGCGCTGCCGCCGGACCGGTGGTTCCTCCAGCAGCTTCGGGCGCTGGAGGAGTAG
- the otsB gene encoding trehalose-phosphatase, with protein MGSPPNSLPTPVTEAGRDGLAALLDSPGRAVLALDFDGTLADIVPDPEKARAHPGAVAALARLAPRLCSLVVITGRPAGVAVRLGGFTDAPGLERLVVLGGYGAERWDAATGTVRAPAPPPGVAAVQAELPGVLDGLGAWHASWVEDKGRAIAVHTRRAEDPQAAFELLREPLYALAERHGLIVEPGRYVLELRPPGMDKGVALAEYVRETGATTVLYGGDDLGDLAAFSAVDKLRSDGLAGVLVCSGSAEVAELAGRADLVVDGPAGVVALLHALADRLEEPA; from the coding sequence ATGGGCAGCCCCCCGAACTCCTTGCCGACACCGGTCACCGAAGCGGGCCGGGACGGTCTCGCCGCGCTGCTGGACAGCCCCGGCCGAGCCGTGCTCGCTCTCGACTTCGACGGCACACTCGCCGACATCGTGCCCGACCCCGAGAAGGCCCGCGCCCACCCCGGCGCCGTCGCCGCGCTGGCCCGTCTGGCGCCGCGGCTGTGTTCCCTGGTGGTCATCACCGGCCGCCCGGCCGGCGTCGCGGTCCGCCTCGGCGGCTTCACGGACGCGCCGGGCCTGGAACGGCTGGTGGTCCTCGGCGGCTACGGCGCCGAGCGCTGGGACGCGGCCACCGGCACGGTACGGGCGCCCGCGCCGCCGCCCGGCGTCGCCGCCGTACAGGCCGAACTCCCCGGCGTCCTGGACGGACTGGGCGCCTGGCACGCCTCCTGGGTGGAGGACAAGGGCCGCGCCATCGCCGTGCACACCCGCCGCGCAGAGGACCCGCAGGCCGCCTTCGAGCTGCTGCGCGAGCCGCTGTACGCGCTCGCCGAGCGGCACGGCCTGATCGTCGAGCCCGGCCGGTACGTCCTCGAACTGCGGCCGCCCGGCATGGACAAGGGCGTCGCGCTCGCCGAGTACGTCCGCGAGACCGGCGCCACCACCGTCCTGTACGGGGGCGACGACCTCGGCGACCTCGCCGCCTTCTCCGCCGTGGACAAGCTGCGGTCGGACGGACTGGCCGGGGTGCTGGTGTGCAGCGGCAGCGCGGAGGTCGCCGAGCTGGCCGGCCGGGCGGACCTGGTCGTCGACGGCCCGGCGGGCGTGGTCGCGCTGCTGCACGCTCTCGCGGACCGGCTGGAGGAGCCCGCCTGA
- a CDS encoding DUF3263 domain-containing protein gives MTSEGTDGGTGGGGIGALSPQDEAVLGVERRSWPRPGVKERVIRERLGISPTRYYQLLNALLDDPRALAHDPVTVNRLRRVREARRGRR, from the coding sequence ATGACGAGTGAGGGCACCGACGGCGGCACCGGAGGCGGTGGCATAGGAGCACTGTCCCCGCAGGACGAGGCGGTGCTCGGCGTCGAGCGCCGCTCCTGGCCCCGGCCGGGCGTCAAGGAGCGGGTCATCCGCGAGCGGCTCGGCATCTCGCCGACCCGCTACTACCAGTTGCTGAACGCCCTGCTGGACGACCCGCGGGCGCTCGCCCACGACCCGGTCACGGTCAACCGGCTGCGCCGCGTCCGCGAGGCCCGGCGCGGCCGCCGCTGA
- a CDS encoding ROK family protein: MRHVIALDVGGTGMKAALAGADGTLLHEARRPTGRERGPEAVVASILDFAEELRETGRQRFGSTAAAAGVAVPGIVDDARGIAAYSANLGWRDVPLRALLSERLGGVPVALGHDVRTGGLAEGRIGAGRGADRFLFVPLGTGIAGAIGIEGRIEAGAHGSAGEIGHIVVRPDGPDCGCGQRGCLETLASAAAVGRAWAEACGDPRATAADAAKAVESGDARAQAVWQDAVDALAAGLVTSLTLLDPHTLIIGGGLAEAGDTLFEPLRAAVRSRVTFQRLPLIVPAALGDAAGCLGAGLLAWDLLSTEVTA, from the coding sequence GTGAGACACGTCATCGCCCTTGATGTGGGCGGCACCGGAATGAAGGCCGCCCTGGCAGGCGCGGACGGCACACTGCTCCACGAGGCCCGGCGCCCCACCGGCCGGGAACGCGGCCCGGAAGCGGTCGTCGCCTCGATCCTGGACTTCGCCGAGGAACTGCGCGAGACCGGGCGGCAGCGGTTCGGCAGCACCGCCGCGGCGGCCGGCGTCGCCGTCCCCGGCATCGTCGACGACGCGCGCGGCATCGCCGCCTACTCCGCCAACCTGGGCTGGCGCGACGTCCCCCTGCGCGCCCTGCTCTCCGAGCGCCTGGGCGGCGTCCCGGTCGCCCTCGGCCACGACGTCCGCACCGGCGGCCTCGCCGAGGGCCGGATCGGCGCGGGCCGCGGCGCCGACCGCTTCCTGTTCGTACCGCTCGGCACCGGCATCGCCGGCGCCATCGGCATCGAGGGCCGCATCGAGGCGGGCGCGCACGGCAGCGCGGGCGAGATCGGCCACATCGTCGTACGGCCCGACGGCCCCGACTGCGGCTGCGGCCAGCGCGGCTGCCTGGAGACGCTGGCCTCGGCCGCCGCCGTCGGCCGCGCCTGGGCCGAGGCGTGCGGCGACCCGCGGGCCACCGCCGCCGACGCCGCCAAGGCCGTCGAGTCCGGGGACGCCCGCGCGCAGGCCGTCTGGCAGGACGCGGTGGACGCCCTCGCCGCCGGCCTGGTCACCTCGCTCACCCTGCTCGACCCGCACACGCTGATCATCGGCGGCGGGCTGGCCGAGGCGGGCGACACGCTGTTCGAGCCGCTGCGTGCGGCGGTCCGCTCCCGGGTGACCTTCCAGCGGCTCCCCCTGATCGTTCCGGCTGCGCTCGGGGACGCCGCCGGCTGCCTGGGCGCAGGTCTGCTCGCCTGGGATCTTCTCTCCACGGAGGTAACTGCCTGA